A genomic segment from uncultured Marinifilum sp. encodes:
- the glpK gene encoding glycerol kinase GlpK, with the protein MNDKFILAFDQGTTSSRAIVFNKKGEIVSSAQKEFTQIFPQPGWVEHDANEIWSTQAGVAAEAIMKAGVNGKSIASIGITNQRETTVVWDRETSEPICNAIVWQDRRTSKYCDELKAQGHADMIQDKTGLIIDSYFSGTKVKWILDNVEGAREKAEAGKLAFGTIDSWLIWKLTQGEVHVTDVTNASRTLLYNIKDLKWDKEMLELLTIPESMLPEVKSSSEVYGHTVTTLFAHEVPIAGIAGDQQAATFGQMCIEPGSVKNTYGTGCFMLCNTGNKPVKSNNNLLTTIGWQINGETTYCLEGSIFMGGAIVQWLRDGLGIIKSSPEVEGLAASVEDNGGVFMVPALTGLGAPHWDQYARGTIIGLTRGSTSAHIARAALEGIAFQVRDVLKAMEADAGIEIRELRVDGGAAINNLLMQFQSDVLDAPVYRPKTLETTALGAAYLAGLAVGYWDNVDEIKSQWAMDRKFEPEMAKDVSDKLIRGWNKALGRSKDWDTEA; encoded by the coding sequence ATGAATGACAAGTTTATTTTAGCTTTTGATCAGGGAACAACAAGTTCCAGAGCAATCGTTTTCAACAAAAAAGGAGAAATTGTTAGCTCAGCACAAAAAGAATTTACTCAAATTTTTCCTCAGCCAGGTTGGGTAGAGCATGATGCAAACGAGATTTGGTCGACTCAGGCTGGTGTGGCTGCAGAGGCTATTATGAAGGCTGGTGTAAATGGAAAAAGTATTGCAAGTATTGGTATCACCAACCAGAGAGAGACTACTGTTGTTTGGGATCGTGAAACTAGTGAGCCAATTTGTAATGCAATCGTTTGGCAAGATAGAAGAACTTCGAAATATTGTGATGAATTGAAAGCGCAAGGGCATGCTGATATGATTCAGGATAAAACAGGTTTGATTATTGACTCTTATTTTTCAGGAACAAAAGTAAAATGGATTCTTGATAATGTTGAAGGTGCTCGCGAAAAAGCTGAAGCTGGTAAATTAGCATTTGGTACTATCGATAGTTGGTTAATTTGGAAATTAACTCAGGGAGAGGTGCATGTAACAGATGTTACCAATGCAAGTAGAACTCTGCTTTATAATATAAAAGATTTGAAGTGGGATAAGGAAATGTTAGAGCTTCTTACTATTCCTGAAAGTATGTTACCTGAGGTTAAATCTTCTTCGGAAGTTTATGGACATACAGTAACTACATTGTTTGCTCACGAGGTGCCTATCGCTGGTATCGCTGGTGATCAGCAGGCTGCTACTTTCGGACAAATGTGTATCGAGCCGGGATCTGTTAAAAACACTTACGGTACTGGTTGTTTTATGCTTTGTAATACTGGTAACAAACCTGTAAAATCAAACAACAACTTACTTACAACTATTGGTTGGCAAATTAATGGCGAAACTACTTACTGTCTTGAAGGAAGTATCTTTATGGGTGGTGCTATTGTTCAGTGGTTGCGCGACGGATTAGGTATTATTAAATCTTCTCCTGAAGTTGAAGGTTTAGCTGCTTCTGTAGAAGATAATGGTGGTGTATTTATGGTTCCTGCTCTTACAGGTTTAGGAGCTCCACACTGGGATCAGTATGCAAGAGGAACTATTATCGGTTTAACAAGAGGTTCTACATCTGCGCATATTGCAAGAGCCGCTTTAGAAGGAATTGCTTTCCAAGTAAGAGACGTTCTTAAAGCTATGGAAGCTGATGCAGGAATCGAAATTAGAGAATTACGTGTTGATGGTGGTGCTGCAATTAATAACTTATTAATGCAATTTCAATCGGATGTATTGGATGCTCCGGTATATCGTCCTAAAACATTAGAAACTACTGCTCTTGGAGCTGCTTATCTTGCAGGTTTGGCTGTTGGATACTGGGATAATGTTGATGAGATTAAGAGCCAGTGGGCTATGGATCGTAAGTTCGAACCAGAAATGGCTAAAGATGTTTCAGATAAATTAATTAGAGGATGGAATAAAGCACTGGGTCGTTCTAAAGACTGGGATACAGAAGCTTAA
- a CDS encoding glycerol-3-phosphate dehydrogenase/oxidase — protein sequence MNRDKMLKEISQAENKFDVIIVGGGASGLGAAIESVTRGYKTLLLEQADFAKGTSSRSTKLVHGGVRYLAQGNISLVLEALRERGLMKQNAPHLVKDQSFIIPNYNWWGTPYYTLGLTMYDLMAGKLGYGRSLPFSKKRTLKYIPTLKKENLCGGVVYHDGQFDDARLAINLCQTFVENGGVALNYMKVSGLKKEDGKISGVEATDLETGNDYTIEGKVILNATGVFVDEIIKMDEPKAKDIVKVSQGVHLVLDKEFVPGDYAVMIPKTSDGRVLFAVPWHNKVVVGTTDVHKDKAELEPRALEEEVDFILETAGRFLAKPPKRSDVRSVFAGLRPLAAPTGEGKKTKEISRGHKIVVSKAGMVTITGGKWTTYRQMAEDVINTVAKTGGLETKKSVTRNLKIHGYKKNSDLNNPMYFYGSDEEKILEIAKQEDGLNEYLSADLKVINAQVVWAVRNEMARTVEDVLSRRTRALLLNAEESLKMAPKVAEIMAKELGYDKNWEENQVSKYRDLASGYILK from the coding sequence ATGAATAGAGACAAAATGCTAAAAGAAATTTCACAAGCAGAAAATAAATTTGATGTGATCATTGTAGGTGGTGGTGCATCGGGTTTGGGAGCTGCAATTGAATCGGTTACCCGAGGTTACAAAACCTTGCTTTTAGAACAAGCAGATTTTGCAAAAGGAACTTCGAGCAGAAGTACAAAACTCGTTCACGGAGGAGTACGTTATTTGGCACAGGGAAATATTTCATTAGTGCTTGAAGCACTAAGAGAAAGAGGTTTGATGAAGCAAAATGCACCTCATTTAGTCAAAGATCAATCGTTTATTATTCCAAATTATAATTGGTGGGGAACACCTTATTATACCTTAGGTTTAACAATGTATGATTTAATGGCTGGGAAATTAGGTTATGGACGCTCATTGCCTTTCTCTAAAAAGCGAACTTTAAAATATATACCTACTTTAAAAAAGGAAAATCTTTGTGGTGGTGTTGTTTATCACGATGGACAGTTCGATGATGCAAGATTAGCAATTAATTTATGCCAGACTTTTGTCGAGAATGGAGGAGTGGCGCTAAATTACATGAAGGTTAGCGGGCTTAAGAAAGAAGATGGCAAAATTTCAGGAGTAGAAGCAACAGATCTTGAAACAGGAAATGATTATACGATAGAAGGAAAAGTTATTTTAAATGCAACAGGAGTTTTTGTTGATGAAATTATTAAAATGGACGAACCTAAAGCAAAAGATATCGTAAAGGTTAGTCAAGGTGTTCATTTGGTGTTGGATAAAGAGTTTGTGCCTGGAGATTATGCTGTAATGATTCCAAAAACAAGTGATGGCCGTGTATTATTTGCTGTGCCTTGGCACAATAAAGTTGTAGTAGGAACAACAGATGTTCATAAAGATAAAGCAGAATTAGAACCAAGAGCATTGGAAGAGGAGGTTGATTTTATATTAGAAACTGCAGGGAGATTCTTGGCGAAACCACCCAAAAGATCAGATGTAAGAAGTGTATTTGCTGGCTTAAGACCTTTGGCAGCTCCAACAGGAGAAGGTAAAAAGACCAAAGAAATTTCTAGAGGACACAAAATTGTGGTTTCAAAAGCAGGAATGGTTACTATAACAGGAGGTAAGTGGACAACTTATCGTCAAATGGCCGAAGATGTAATTAATACAGTTGCAAAAACGGGCGGTTTGGAAACAAAAAAATCAGTAACAAGAAATCTTAAAATTCATGGATATAAGAAAAATTCGGATTTGAATAATCCAATGTATTTCTATGGATCCGATGAGGAAAAGATTTTGGAAATAGCTAAACAGGAAGATGGCTTAAACGAGTATTTGAGTGCAGATTTAAAAGTGATTAATGCACAGGTGGTTTGGGCTGTTAGAAACGAAATGGCAAGAACCGTTGAAGATGTTTTATCGCGAAGAACCCGTGCTTTACTTCTTAACGCAGAAGAAAGTTTAAAAATGGCTCCAAAAGTTGCCGAAATAATGGCAAAAGAGCTTGGATATGATAAAAACTGGGAGGAAAATCAGGTAAGTAAATACCGAGATTTGGCTTCAGGATATATATTGAAATAG
- a CDS encoding outer membrane beta-barrel family protein, whose protein sequence is MSISGQVFETKYNESLPFTQVALYSLSSTDCLSGTLTDSLGFFTLSVEKNQSYKILIQYLGYQTFEKIIEVKDSDINLGIISISPSAQSLQEVFVTAEKKPVGKENGNWVMYPDKLPAGGTNSTIDLLSTLPAVSIDMDEQISVRGREVSILIDGVKADDPDIVNQISPSSIAKIEVIQNPSAKYDADASVINILLKTPMASKSSSRFKASIDHLGNHQENFFANKSYKNWGGFIQGSYNYNKFDWKVDMKRENHLNTNTPFIFQNRKQTQKSLTRQIRGGLNHNISQKHIFKLDAQWQNNQFDPNYDTHKEYSDSDLNVFRMQEQNQKNKRDRNTTLIRAQYIGKWDDKSLKFRFSFKNQGQNEIRIMESNNYSAEGILSSTNPNLRNDDLELDINKYQSNIDYEKNYTKSLSIETGGDLGFDSQNQNSLQEKYNHWKDKWLLIPSKTFDYKYEKLTSAVYAILNKKTDNWFISGGSRIRYIKQKTENLKDEVLNKQNNSYLSFLPTISLGISTEKMDLTFSYKKSQKLPRSSQLNSYRNDANPLNIYFGNPDLKPEKEHSLSLDYSLHSKKYQGGLALFQRVVKDVVMQKYYAKGDTLFRTYDNLADQFVSGLELTFSYKITNWCRLNGSGTVFYQKYTGQNLSLPEKDLCSYNYKIASQLSLAKKTQLHVNYSNNSKSLLQYGFKGDLHNLDFAISQDLFNKQLKFSLKAINVLDSKDQWSEVENMQFSSRTNRYQDTRRLVLGVIYKWSHSN, encoded by the coding sequence ATGTCGATAAGCGGGCAGGTTTTCGAAACAAAGTACAATGAATCTTTACCATTTACCCAAGTAGCTTTGTATTCGCTTAGTTCTACTGATTGTTTAAGCGGAACACTAACCGATAGCCTGGGCTTCTTTACACTTTCGGTAGAAAAAAATCAATCTTATAAAATTCTTATTCAATATTTAGGTTATCAAACTTTCGAAAAAATTATTGAAGTAAAAGATTCGGATATTAATTTGGGAATTATTTCCATTTCTCCTTCGGCACAAAGTTTACAGGAAGTGTTTGTAACAGCAGAGAAAAAACCGGTAGGTAAAGAGAATGGGAACTGGGTGATGTATCCGGATAAATTGCCTGCAGGTGGCACGAATTCTACTATTGATTTGCTAAGTACGCTTCCGGCAGTATCAATTGATATGGATGAGCAGATAAGTGTGAGAGGGAGAGAGGTAAGCATTTTAATTGATGGAGTAAAGGCTGATGATCCTGATATTGTGAATCAAATTTCTCCATCTTCTATTGCTAAGATTGAGGTAATACAAAATCCGTCGGCAAAATATGATGCCGATGCAAGTGTTATTAATATTTTACTGAAAACTCCTATGGCTTCAAAATCATCAAGTAGATTTAAAGCATCGATCGATCATCTCGGAAATCATCAGGAAAACTTTTTTGCGAATAAAAGCTATAAAAATTGGGGTGGCTTTATACAGGGAAGTTATAATTATAATAAGTTCGATTGGAAGGTAGATATGAAAAGAGAAAATCACCTTAATACCAATACTCCCTTTATTTTTCAAAACAGAAAGCAAACTCAAAAAAGTCTGACTCGGCAAATTCGTGGTGGTTTAAATCATAATATTTCGCAGAAGCATATTTTTAAATTAGATGCTCAGTGGCAAAATAATCAGTTCGATCCTAATTACGATACGCATAAAGAGTATTCCGATTCCGATTTGAATGTATTTAGAATGCAGGAACAGAATCAGAAGAATAAAAGAGATAGAAATACAACATTAATTCGTGCGCAGTATATTGGTAAATGGGATGATAAGAGCTTAAAGTTTAGATTTTCCTTCAAAAATCAAGGGCAGAATGAAATTAGAATTATGGAGAGTAATAATTATTCTGCAGAAGGAATACTTAGCAGTACAAATCCAAATCTTCGAAATGATGATTTAGAATTGGATATTAATAAATATCAATCGAATATTGATTATGAGAAAAATTATACTAAAAGTTTAAGTATTGAAACTGGTGGCGATTTGGGGTTTGATTCTCAGAATCAGAATTCTTTACAGGAAAAATATAATCATTGGAAAGATAAATGGTTATTAATACCATCAAAAACATTCGATTACAAATATGAAAAGCTTACATCGGCAGTTTACGCAATTTTGAATAAAAAGACCGATAATTGGTTTATATCTGGAGGTTCAAGAATCAGATATATTAAGCAGAAAACAGAAAACTTAAAAGATGAAGTTTTAAATAAGCAGAATAATTCTTATTTATCGTTTTTACCTACCATTTCTTTAGGAATTAGTACCGAAAAAATGGATCTTACTTTTTCATATAAGAAGAGTCAGAAATTACCTCGTTCATCACAATTAAATTCTTACCGAAATGATGCAAATCCTTTAAATATTTATTTTGGTAATCCTGATCTTAAACCAGAAAAGGAGCATTCGTTGTCTTTAGATTATTCGCTTCATAGTAAGAAATATCAAGGAGGATTAGCTTTATTTCAAAGGGTGGTTAAAGATGTTGTAATGCAAAAATATTATGCAAAAGGAGATACTTTATTTAGAACTTACGATAATCTTGCCGATCAGTTTGTAAGTGGCTTAGAGCTTACTTTTAGCTATAAAATAACCAATTGGTGCAGGTTAAATGGAAGTGGAACTGTATTTTATCAGAAGTACACCGGACAAAATTTATCTTTACCCGAGAAAGATTTGTGTAGCTACAATTATAAAATTGCAAGCCAATTAAGTTTAGCCAAGAAAACTCAATTACATGTAAATTATAGTAATAACTCAAAAAGTTTGCTACAATATGGTTTTAAAGGAGATTTGCATAATCTTGATTTTGCCATAAGTCAGGATTTATTTAATAAACAGCTAAAATTTTCGCTTAAGGCAATTAATGTGCTCGATAGTAAAGATCAGTGGAGCGAAGTGGAAAATATGCAATTTTCTTCACGTACAAACCGATATCAGGATACCAGACGTTTGGTTTTAGGAGTAATTTACAAATGGAGCCATTCTAACTAA
- a CDS encoding BACON domain-containing protein — translation MMIKNKISICKCFLLILFLNCCLVEAFSQENNTVQAIDNEYYKQVNPEAWCFHQYSYSALNHNNGKANVEIPIYEINIGRISVPIKLAYNTTGIKVEQPSSYVGTGWDLVANGRITRRIMGGLMDLYEYKVGQTDTKKLGYQKKGNYDYNVSYFIDQAPDLFYSSAPGLSANFFFSKNGGLNCLNDKNILVEKDIVEDLYFMSYNSGSLNYYHDDYVKFTITNDQGLEYVFDEYEIGGTTSSNWNIIHNVSTWYLTEIHDPLTGEKVTFEYDDIGTVSREQIVGEQNENITGCGCNAGYVSNNTSFNYHVQRLSRIVWDEGVVEFAYNTSRTDSDASNDKALSSINVYNNSGFVIKDYDLEHSYFTSVGGSSASYYRLKLNKVVEYSNDRSDFNEYQFDYYSGNLPHKRSKEQDLWGYYNDNNAYSLLPKLYFYPDYAPSLSSSVVSKCFFPEALTNTTYTAYIINGADRSVNEDAIKVGMLKRINLPTGGYKEFGYESNEISIGNSTIKGGGLRLAFERLNDTSDSYLKTYEYESGEVLAIPQMAHMCDPNTFAATSSSSGRLALINDNLKVNAYSFVNSFDLNPYEVLYRKVTEKQEGNGSVVYNFNPLANDYSFVDWRLGNAGDDGCSYMLKVYSSKHFTLPPRTSLSGKPYSTLYYREGDVNALKEINYNYINSISDLLSEDIQTKIGYFDQSYYFQDVDYKYRKALLLSKTETIDGVSQTINFTYDNEIVEYQENTDLLRSISKEIDDGGYETTIFTYPFDLIDLRNPLNTNNPDYLGYKSLVEKNVNIPVYSEVFVKQGTSESRYVKEFVLNLYKSFGTHIYPYKSLISKIPKLSNSYDLQFNSLGELNALSSNYFEVQNEIIEYSNNKPSLIYDHKSGVYSFMNWDDDDTSQPLIVAYNATDTDVIYESFELEGSYPQSQFRGMTTGGVVGDYCLDPYSDGSNWLIKKSFDPSKTYRISFWAKGNGVINIHNSNYVNISGSDWKYYTKTFTGESQLEIIADMQGLIDEIKIYPVDGKMLTRTHIPLVGVTSETNENELTTYYKYDDFWRLKTIKDHDKNILQHFEYNYVGAVSTEATSIGVSKSSITFPSIGLAKFVNITSNGPWTVTKPSWIIMDVPSGDGNATVEITALPNRGTATRLGEIVFSIPGKSVKIYVTQLGKDFGGGGLEPIKEDLQPQY, via the coding sequence ATGATGATAAAAAATAAAATATCGATTTGTAAATGTTTTTTACTGATCCTGTTTCTGAACTGTTGTCTTGTTGAGGCATTCTCTCAAGAAAACAATACTGTACAGGCTATTGACAATGAATACTACAAACAGGTTAATCCGGAAGCGTGGTGTTTTCACCAGTATTCTTATTCGGCATTAAATCACAATAATGGTAAAGCTAATGTTGAGATTCCAATTTATGAAATTAATATTGGGAGGATTTCGGTTCCCATTAAATTAGCATACAATACAACTGGTATAAAAGTGGAGCAACCTTCCAGTTATGTTGGTACCGGATGGGATCTGGTTGCAAATGGTAGAATTACCCGAAGAATTATGGGAGGTTTAATGGATTTGTATGAGTATAAGGTCGGTCAAACAGATACTAAGAAGCTTGGATATCAAAAAAAAGGAAATTATGATTATAACGTATCTTATTTCATAGATCAGGCTCCGGATCTTTTTTACAGTTCAGCTCCTGGATTATCAGCAAATTTTTTCTTTTCCAAAAATGGTGGATTGAATTGTTTGAATGATAAAAATATCTTGGTAGAAAAAGATATTGTCGAAGATTTGTATTTCATGAGTTACAATAGTGGATCATTAAATTATTATCATGATGACTATGTAAAGTTTACGATTACCAACGATCAGGGCTTAGAGTATGTTTTTGATGAATATGAAATAGGAGGGACAACTAGTTCAAATTGGAATATAATTCACAATGTATCTACTTGGTATTTAACTGAAATACACGATCCGCTTACAGGAGAGAAAGTAACTTTTGAATATGATGATATTGGGACTGTTTCTCGTGAACAGATAGTGGGAGAACAGAATGAAAACATTACAGGTTGTGGGTGTAATGCTGGATATGTATCCAATAATACTTCATTCAATTATCATGTTCAGCGATTGAGTAGGATTGTTTGGGATGAAGGAGTAGTTGAATTTGCATACAATACATCAAGAACTGATAGTGATGCTTCCAATGATAAAGCATTATCTTCCATAAATGTATATAATAATTCAGGTTTTGTAATAAAGGACTATGATCTTGAACATTCTTACTTTACAAGTGTTGGTGGAAGTTCAGCTTCTTATTATAGATTAAAACTAAATAAAGTTGTTGAATATTCTAATGATAGATCGGACTTTAACGAATATCAATTCGATTATTATTCGGGTAATTTACCACACAAAAGATCGAAAGAACAGGATTTATGGGGATATTACAATGACAACAATGCTTACAGTTTATTGCCTAAACTTTATTTTTACCCCGATTATGCTCCAAGTTTAAGTTCGAGTGTTGTTTCTAAATGTTTTTTTCCAGAAGCTCTTACAAATACTACATATACAGCATATATTATCAATGGTGCAGATAGAAGTGTGAATGAAGACGCCATTAAAGTTGGAATGTTGAAAAGAATTAACTTACCAACAGGTGGGTACAAAGAGTTTGGGTATGAGTCAAATGAAATAAGTATTGGCAATTCAACTATTAAAGGAGGAGGCTTGAGGCTTGCTTTTGAACGTTTGAATGACACTTCAGATTCTTATTTAAAAACTTATGAATATGAATCTGGCGAGGTTTTAGCAATACCTCAAATGGCACATATGTGCGATCCTAATACGTTTGCAGCGACAAGTTCTTCTTCTGGTCGCTTGGCTTTAATTAATGATAATTTAAAAGTTAATGCATATTCTTTTGTAAATTCTTTCGATTTAAATCCGTATGAGGTATTGTATAGAAAAGTAACCGAAAAACAAGAAGGTAATGGATCAGTGGTGTATAATTTTAATCCTTTGGCAAATGATTATTCTTTTGTTGACTGGAGATTAGGTAATGCAGGGGATGATGGATGTTCATATATGTTAAAAGTATATAGCAGTAAGCATTTTACATTGCCACCACGTACATCTTTATCGGGAAAACCATATTCTACTCTTTATTATAGAGAAGGAGATGTTAATGCTTTGAAAGAGATTAATTATAATTATATTAATTCAATATCTGATTTATTGAGTGAGGATATTCAAACCAAAATCGGTTATTTTGATCAATCTTACTATTTTCAGGATGTTGATTATAAGTATAGAAAAGCCCTGTTGTTATCAAAAACAGAAACAATTGATGGAGTTAGTCAGACAATAAATTTCACCTATGATAATGAGATAGTGGAATATCAGGAAAATACAGACCTTTTGCGTAGTATTAGTAAAGAAATTGACGATGGAGGTTATGAAACCACAATATTTACTTATCCTTTTGATCTAATTGATTTAAGAAATCCTTTAAATACAAACAATCCTGATTATTTGGGCTATAAATCATTGGTAGAGAAAAATGTAAATATTCCCGTATATTCTGAAGTTTTTGTTAAACAAGGGACAAGTGAATCAAGATATGTAAAAGAATTCGTTTTAAATCTTTACAAAAGTTTTGGAACTCATATTTATCCTTATAAATCATTAATTTCCAAAATTCCAAAGTTGAGTAATTCATACGATCTTCAATTTAATTCTTTAGGAGAACTAAATGCTTTATCCTCAAATTATTTTGAAGTGCAAAATGAAATTATTGAATATTCCAACAATAAACCATCGCTTATTTATGACCATAAATCAGGAGTATACTCTTTTATGAATTGGGATGATGATGATACAAGTCAGCCTTTAATTGTTGCTTACAATGCAACAGACACTGATGTTATTTATGAATCATTTGAACTTGAGGGCTCTTATCCTCAAAGTCAGTTTCGGGGTATGACAACCGGTGGAGTTGTAGGAGATTATTGTCTAGATCCGTACAGCGATGGGAGCAATTGGCTAATAAAGAAGTCATTCGACCCATCAAAAACATATCGTATAAGCTTTTGGGCAAAAGGCAATGGAGTTATCAACATTCACAATAGCAACTATGTCAACATTAGTGGATCTGATTGGAAATACTATACAAAAACCTTTACAGGTGAAAGCCAACTGGAAATAATTGCTGATATGCAAGGTTTAATTGATGAAATTAAAATTTACCCTGTTGATGGCAAAATGTTGACAAGGACTCATATTCCACTTGTAGGAGTAACTTCAGAAACGAATGAAAATGAGCTTACCACATATTATAAGTACGATGATTTTTGGCGATTAAAAACGATAAAAGATCACGATAAAAATATTCTTCAACACTTTGAATACAATTATGTCGGAGCAGTTTCAACAGAGGCAACTAGTATTGGTGTTTCTAAATCCAGTATCACTTTTCCCAGTATAGGCTTAGCAAAGTTTGTAAATATAACAAGTAATGGCCCATGGACAGTTACCAAACCAAGTTGGATTATTATGGATGTTCCAAGCGGAGATGGTAATGCAACAGTTGAAATAACAGCTCTTCCCAATAGGGGAACTGCGACTAGACTTGGCGAAATTGTATTTTCAATTCCTGGTAAAAGTGTTAAGATATATGTAACGCAACTTGGTAAGGATTTTGGTGGAGGTGGATTAGAACCAATAAAAGAAGATTTACAACCACAGTATTAA
- a CDS encoding MIP/aquaporin family protein, whose translation MSEFVAEFLGTMLLILLGNGVVANVVLNNTKGNNSGWIVITLGWGLAVFAGVAVAGPVSGAHINPAVTIGLALAGMFAWSKVGLFILAQMLGAAMGAFLVWLMYRDHFNETEDGGAKLACFSTGPAIRNIGSNAISEIIGAFVLMFVIFYLAGPSIEAAGIEGAKLGLGTLGALPVALLVVAIGLSLGGTTGYAINPARDLGPRIMHAILPMKNKGTSDWSYSLVPVVAPVMGAAIAAFLFMFLM comes from the coding sequence ATGAGTGAATTTGTTGCAGAATTTTTAGGGACAATGTTACTAATATTATTAGGTAACGGTGTTGTTGCAAACGTTGTATTAAATAATACAAAAGGAAATAATAGCGGATGGATTGTGATTACTTTAGGATGGGGATTAGCTGTATTTGCTGGTGTTGCAGTAGCTGGTCCAGTTTCAGGTGCTCACATAAACCCAGCAGTAACTATTGGTTTGGCATTAGCTGGAATGTTTGCTTGGTCAAAAGTTGGTCTTTTTATTTTAGCCCAAATGTTAGGTGCAGCTATGGGAGCATTCCTTGTATGGTTAATGTATCGCGATCATTTTAACGAAACAGAAGATGGTGGAGCTAAATTAGCTTGTTTCTCTACAGGTCCTGCTATCAGAAATATTGGTAGTAACGCAATCAGTGAAATTATCGGTGCTTTTGTTTTAATGTTTGTTATCTTTTATTTAGCGGGACCTTCTATTGAAGCTGCTGGAATCGAGGGAGCTAAACTTGGATTAGGTACTTTAGGTGCATTACCTGTAGCTTTATTGGTTGTTGCTATTGGTCTTTCGTTAGGAGGAACTACAGGATACGCTATTAACCCAGCAAGGGATTTAGGTCCTAGAATTATGCATGCTATTCTTCCTATGAAAAATAAAGGAACCAGCGACTGGTCATATTCTTTAGTGCCAGTTGTTGCACCAGTTATGGGAGCTGCAATTGCTGCATTCTTATTTATGTTCTTAATGTAA